Proteins encoded within one genomic window of Bradyrhizobium manausense:
- a CDS encoding GFA family protein, producing the protein MDKPYTGGCACGAIRYSITGEPLFSNHCQCRDCQRESGTGHGSYATFPRAGVTVTGGAKTWDMTGDSGNVKTRAFCPACGVAVYMTFKAMPDIFTIRAASLDEPARYKPQAITYAVRSYDWDRLGPDLPKFEGMPPG; encoded by the coding sequence ATGGACAAGCCCTACACCGGCGGCTGCGCCTGCGGCGCGATCCGCTATTCGATCACCGGAGAGCCCCTGTTCTCCAACCATTGCCAATGCCGGGACTGCCAGCGCGAGAGCGGCACCGGCCACGGCTCCTACGCTACCTTCCCGCGTGCCGGCGTCACGGTGACAGGCGGGGCCAAGACCTGGGACATGACCGGTGACAGCGGCAACGTGAAGACGCGCGCGTTCTGTCCCGCATGCGGCGTGGCCGTCTATATGACCTTCAAGGCCATGCCCGACATATTCACCATCCGTGCGGCCAGTCTCGACGAGCCCGCCCGCTACAAGCCGCAAGCGATCACCTACGCCGTGCGGTCATATGATTGGGATCGGCTCGGTCCGGATCTGCCGAAGTTTGAGGGCATGCCTCCGGGGTAG
- a CDS encoding DUF4189 domain-containing protein yields MISNVVARRCAMFFFGLSICVAGARHITEAHAAGAFAVGKCGAYGQAYDYRAEHEARAAAQKQCKGECTTVTMKRACAAMSVDMANPCGAYGYAVKPKISATLNAATRECYKYGGKECVIRAWACDAKG; encoded by the coding sequence ATGATTTCGAACGTCGTCGCGCGCCGTTGCGCGATGTTTTTCTTTGGGTTGTCGATTTGTGTCGCCGGCGCCCGTCATATCACCGAAGCCCATGCGGCCGGCGCGTTTGCCGTCGGCAAATGCGGCGCCTATGGCCAGGCCTACGACTACCGCGCCGAGCACGAAGCGCGTGCGGCTGCTCAAAAGCAGTGCAAGGGCGAATGCACAACGGTGACGATGAAGCGCGCCTGCGCGGCGATGTCGGTCGACATGGCCAATCCCTGTGGCGCTTACGGCTACGCCGTGAAACCGAAGATATCGGCCACGCTCAATGCCGCCACCCGCGAATGCTACAAATATGGCGGCAAGGAATGCGTCATACGTGCCTGGGCCTGCGACGCCAAGGGCTGA
- a CDS encoding ABC transporter ATP-binding protein — translation MNAGNDIAIDVKGLTKSFSGREVVHDLSMQVKRGSIYGFLGPNGSGKTTTIRILCGLLTPDSGEGTCLGYDILKDADKIKRQVGYMTQRFSLYQDLSVRENLEFVARLYGLTDARGAARDMIKRLGLSGREEQLAGELSGGWKQRLALGACTLPSPKLLLLDEPTAGVDPKARRDFWNEIHALAAEGLTVLVSTHYMDEAERCHEIAYIAYGHLLTHGTVDEVIAGSKLTTYTVTGEDLNDLTAALTGKPGVDMVAPFGTSLHVSGRDVAALEASIAPWRDRSGLHWHKSAPSLEDVFIELMGRSKDNFQG, via the coding sequence ATGAACGCCGGCAACGACATCGCGATCGACGTCAAGGGCCTGACCAAGTCGTTCAGCGGCCGCGAGGTCGTGCATGATCTGTCGATGCAGGTGAAGCGCGGCTCGATCTACGGCTTCCTCGGGCCGAACGGCTCGGGCAAGACCACGACGATCCGCATCCTCTGCGGCCTGCTGACGCCCGACAGCGGCGAGGGGACTTGTCTTGGCTACGACATCCTGAAGGACGCCGACAAGATCAAGCGCCAGGTCGGATACATGACGCAGCGCTTCAGCCTGTATCAGGACCTGTCGGTGCGCGAGAATCTCGAATTTGTCGCGCGGCTCTACGGCCTGACCGACGCGCGCGGTGCGGCGCGCGACATGATCAAGCGGCTCGGGCTCTCCGGTCGCGAGGAGCAGCTTGCCGGCGAGCTCTCGGGTGGTTGGAAGCAACGCCTGGCGTTGGGCGCCTGCACACTGCCCAGTCCAAAACTGTTGCTGCTCGACGAGCCGACGGCTGGCGTCGATCCCAAGGCGCGGCGCGATTTCTGGAACGAGATCCATGCGCTCGCCGCCGAAGGGCTCACCGTGCTGGTCTCGACCCATTACATGGACGAGGCCGAGCGCTGTCACGAGATTGCTTACATCGCCTACGGCCATTTGCTGACACATGGCACGGTGGATGAGGTGATCGCGGGATCCAAACTCACGACCTACACCGTGACCGGCGAGGATCTCAATGATCTCACGGCCGCGCTGACGGGCAAGCCCGGTGTCGACATGGTGGCGCCGTTCGGCACCTCCCTGCACGTTTCGGGGCGCGACGTTGCCGCGCTCGAGGCCAGCATCGCGCCGTGGCGCGACAGAAGCGGTCTGCACTGGCACAAGTCAGCGCCCTCGCTGGAAGACGTCTTCATCGAGCTGATGGGCCGCTCCAAGGACAATTTTCAAGGATAG
- a CDS encoding DUF2000 domain-containing protein produces the protein MQFDTKIAVVIRNDLQAWQKLNVASFLSGGVAAAFPECIGDAYEDASSTKYLALIGQPILIYGADGAALSRALDRALTRNVMPAVYTEDMFKTTHDAANREAVRVVARADLNLVGIAMRGERKVIDKIVDGLKFHS, from the coding sequence ATGCAGTTCGATACAAAGATTGCCGTTGTCATTCGCAACGATCTTCAGGCTTGGCAGAAGCTCAATGTCGCATCGTTCTTGTCGGGCGGCGTCGCTGCTGCCTTTCCGGAGTGCATCGGTGATGCTTATGAGGACGCTTCGTCCACGAAATATCTTGCACTGATCGGCCAGCCGATCCTGATCTATGGTGCAGATGGTGCGGCGCTGTCACGCGCGCTCGATCGTGCGCTCACGCGTAATGTCATGCCTGCGGTCTATACCGAGGACATGTTCAAGACCACGCATGATGCCGCAAATCGCGAAGCGGTGAGGGTGGTTGCGCGCGCCGATCTCAATCTCGTAGGCATCGCTATGCGCGGAGAACGCAAAGTCATCGACAAAATCGTCGATGGACTGAAGTTCCACAGTTAA
- a CDS encoding ABC transporter permease, whose product MSAVDHPTSAHEIRERFGFWKRSYAMLIKEFIQLKRDRVSFAMIVMLPVMQLLLFGYAINTTPHNLPSAVLLQEDSDLARSVLKALENTKYFRFIYEVHDVDDFDNLLKSGKVLFGVEIPRGFERAVRRGDKPALLVAADATDPVAASAALGSLGMIVQTALAHDLYIGNPPDMPFEIRAHARYNPAANSSLNIVPGLVGTILTMTMLIFTALSVTREVERGTMESLLSMPIKPVEVMFGKIIPYVLVGFVQAFLIIGIGVFLFGVPVLGNLFLLALLSTLFITTNLSIGYTISTLVQNQLQAMQMSMMFFLPSILLSGFMFPFAGMPNWAQYVGECLPLTHYLRIVRAIMLKGASMPNLRFDAAALAVLMLVAMTIAVTRFRRTLD is encoded by the coding sequence ATGAGCGCTGTCGATCACCCGACGTCCGCGCACGAAATCCGGGAGCGCTTCGGCTTCTGGAAGCGCTCCTATGCGATGCTGATCAAGGAGTTCATCCAGCTCAAGCGCGATCGTGTCTCGTTTGCGATGATCGTGATGCTGCCGGTGATGCAGCTGTTGCTGTTCGGCTACGCCATCAACACCACGCCGCACAATTTGCCGAGCGCCGTGCTGCTCCAGGAAGATTCCGATCTCGCCCGCTCGGTCCTGAAGGCGCTGGAGAATACCAAGTATTTCCGCTTCATCTATGAGGTCCACGACGTCGACGATTTCGACAATCTGCTGAAATCCGGCAAGGTGCTGTTCGGTGTCGAGATCCCGCGCGGCTTCGAGCGCGCGGTGCGGCGCGGCGACAAGCCCGCGCTGCTGGTCGCGGCGGACGCTACCGATCCCGTCGCGGCGAGCGCCGCGCTCGGTTCGCTCGGCATGATCGTGCAGACCGCGCTTGCGCACGATCTCTACATCGGAAATCCCCCTGATATGCCGTTCGAGATCCGGGCGCATGCCCGCTACAATCCGGCAGCGAATTCCAGCCTCAACATCGTTCCAGGCCTGGTCGGCACCATCCTCACCATGACCATGCTGATCTTCACCGCGTTGTCGGTGACACGCGAGGTCGAGCGCGGCACGATGGAGAGCCTGTTGTCGATGCCGATCAAGCCGGTCGAGGTGATGTTCGGCAAGATCATTCCTTACGTGCTGGTCGGCTTCGTCCAGGCATTCCTGATCATCGGCATCGGCGTGTTCCTGTTCGGCGTGCCCGTGCTCGGAAACCTGTTCCTGCTGGCGCTGCTCTCGACGCTGTTCATCACCACCAATTTGTCGATCGGCTACACGATTTCGACGCTCGTGCAGAACCAGCTCCAGGCCATGCAGATGTCGATGATGTTCTTCCTGCCGAGCATCCTCTTGTCCGGCTTCATGTTCCCGTTCGCCGGCATGCCGAATTGGGCGCAATATGTCGGCGAATGCCTGCCGCTGACGCATTATCTGCGCATCGTTCGCGCCATCATGCTGAAGGGTGCGTCCATGCCGAATCTGCGTTTCGACGCGGCGGCGCTCGCCGTCCTGATGCTGGTCGCCATGACCATCGCCGTGACGCGCTTCCGCCGCACGCTGGATTGA
- a CDS encoding HlyD family secretion protein, with translation MRSSQGIFAIALAAVLATALAGCKEKRDPGFQGWVEADMIYVSPDEAGRVTKLDIREGEAVKVGDPLYSVDDDLQLADLNQTKATLANAQQVFDRADSLRKTGSGTQAALDSAVSDLRVAQARVVTSETRLARRKGFAPVAGTIQQIYFREGEMVAAQRPVLSIMPPGNMKLRFFVPETELPKLSIGDEVRVACDNCAADLTAKIYFIATSAEYTPPVIYSLEERNKLVYLIQARPSRPDALRVGQPIDVYLNPKTPVADKR, from the coding sequence ATGAGGTCGTCGCAAGGAATATTTGCAATCGCACTGGCCGCCGTCCTTGCAACCGCGCTTGCCGGTTGCAAGGAGAAGCGCGATCCCGGCTTCCAGGGCTGGGTCGAGGCCGACATGATCTATGTCAGCCCGGACGAGGCCGGGCGGGTGACCAAGCTGGATATCCGCGAAGGCGAAGCGGTGAAGGTTGGCGATCCCCTGTATTCGGTTGACGACGACCTCCAGCTTGCCGATCTCAACCAGACCAAGGCGACGCTGGCCAATGCGCAGCAGGTGTTCGATCGCGCGGATTCCCTGCGCAAGACCGGCTCGGGCACGCAAGCCGCGCTCGATTCCGCCGTCTCGGATTTGCGGGTGGCGCAGGCGCGGGTGGTGACCTCGGAGACGCGGCTGGCGCGGCGCAAGGGCTTTGCGCCTGTCGCAGGCACCATCCAGCAGATCTATTTCCGCGAGGGCGAGATGGTGGCGGCGCAGCGGCCGGTGCTCTCGATCATGCCGCCCGGCAACATGAAGCTGCGCTTCTTCGTGCCGGAAACGGAGTTGCCGAAATTGTCGATCGGTGACGAGGTGCGGGTTGCCTGCGACAATTGCGCCGCCGACCTCACCGCAAAGATCTATTTCATCGCGACCTCGGCCGAATACACCCCACCTGTCATCTACAGCCTCGAAGAGCGCAACAAGCTCGTCTATCTCATTCAGGCGCGGCCGTCGCGCCCCGACGCGTTGCGGGTGGGGCAGCCGATCGACGTCTATCTCAACCCAAAGACTCCGGTGGCGGACAAGCGATGA
- a CDS encoding PhzF family phenazine biosynthesis protein, producing MQRRYVTVDVFTDRAFGGNQLAVVLDAGGLSTQQMQAIATEFNYSETTFVLPPRDKAHDAEVRIFTPVREMPFAGHPNVGTSFVLASLAKEPKPRLLFEEKAGLVPVDIFREQGRVISTELTAPQPLSRLAEVSAADVAACISLTADDIRTEHHAPQVVGVGTPFLVAEVHSRDALKRARPDAAAFGRIFPRDDARSVWFYTRDVPASEAPSERQARMFMRGAGGLAEDPATGSATVAAAALFADLDSVSDGELKLTVGQGFDMGRPSILRTRVRKQDGKIVSAHVGGSCVQMMEGTFRLAGEG from the coding sequence ATGCAGCGCCGCTACGTCACTGTCGACGTGTTCACCGACCGCGCCTTCGGCGGCAACCAGCTTGCCGTTGTGCTGGATGCCGGCGGGCTCTCCACGCAGCAGATGCAGGCGATCGCGACCGAGTTCAATTATTCCGAGACGACCTTCGTGCTGCCGCCGCGCGACAAGGCCCATGATGCCGAAGTCCGTATCTTCACGCCGGTCAGGGAGATGCCGTTCGCGGGGCATCCCAATGTCGGCACCTCCTTCGTGCTGGCGAGCCTCGCGAAGGAACCGAAGCCGCGCTTGCTGTTCGAGGAGAAGGCGGGTCTCGTGCCGGTCGACATTTTTCGCGAGCAGGGAAGGGTCATCAGCACCGAGCTCACTGCGCCGCAGCCGCTGTCCCGGTTGGCGGAAGTTTCCGCCGCTGATGTTGCGGCCTGCATCTCGTTGACGGCTGATGATATCAGGACTGAACATCATGCGCCGCAAGTGGTTGGCGTCGGAACGCCGTTCCTGGTGGCGGAGGTGCATTCGCGCGATGCGCTCAAGCGTGCACGGCCGGATGCTGCCGCGTTCGGCAGGATCTTTCCGCGCGACGACGCCCGCTCGGTGTGGTTCTATACCCGCGATGTGCCCGCGTCGGAGGCGCCGAGCGAACGGCAGGCGCGCATGTTCATGCGCGGCGCAGGCGGCCTCGCCGAGGATCCCGCCACCGGCAGCGCGACCGTCGCAGCCGCCGCGCTGTTCGCCGACCTCGATTCCGTCAGCGACGGCGAGTTGAAGCTCACGGTCGGCCAGGGCTTTGACATGGGCCGGCCCAGCATCCTCCGGACCCGCGTGCGCAAGCAGGACGGCAAGATCGTATCAGCGCATGTCGGCGGCAGCTGTGTGCAGATGATGGAGGGGACGTTCAGGCTGGCGGGGGAGGGCTGA
- a CDS encoding ArsR/SmtB family transcription factor, translating into MMEAASNPVTAVMRALADPTRRAVFERVFDSKEISVAELTRGSGVTQGAISQHLKSLKQAGLVAERAEGRNVYYRAAPQGLEPLVTWMDHYGVFWRERFQNLRDLLKEIDP; encoded by the coding sequence ATGATGGAAGCCGCCTCAAACCCAGTTACCGCCGTGATGCGCGCCCTCGCCGATCCGACCCGTCGTGCCGTGTTCGAGCGCGTGTTCGACAGCAAGGAAATCAGCGTCGCCGAACTGACGCGCGGCAGCGGCGTGACGCAGGGCGCAATCTCGCAACATTTGAAATCGTTGAAGCAGGCGGGCCTCGTCGCCGAGCGCGCCGAGGGCCGCAACGTCTATTACCGCGCCGCGCCGCAAGGACTCGAGCCGCTGGTCACCTGGATGGACCATTACGGCGTGTTCTGGCGCGAGCGCTTCCAGAACCTGCGTGACCTCTTGAAGGAGATCGACCCGTGA
- a CDS encoding adenylate/guanylate cyclase domain-containing protein: MVSLASGKARPKAVLSEEFERELTREVLRTELLRVKALIMTGLVMLVLITATFLVDPAIVNRIWHGTEGMVREYALLAVFLLFEVWVHGQISRNLKLDRDLPVIRRYIGTLIETSLPTFILILQIRSMGASQALGFVLPLVYFIFVILSTLRLDFWLSTFTGFVAAAELLAVALYYNSVSDTGEPLIYFHVVRSIVILVCGVLAGSVGAQLRRQFAASISAATARDRVTNLFGQHVSPQVVERLMAEGTSVAGDLRRVAVMFVDFRGFTAGAQSRTPQEVVDRLDGAFAVLVDILDRHGGIVNKFLGDGFLALFGAPLEASDAAHRSVAAGREMLTAMDRINAQTSWPLRIGIGIHFGEVVAGNIGSPRRKEYTVIGDTVNFASRLEALNKEFGSQLLISASVREALGDDGDDAVALGNVTVRGYEQPVAVFQLG, from the coding sequence ATGGTTAGCCTTGCAAGCGGGAAAGCCCGGCCGAAGGCCGTCTTGTCGGAGGAGTTCGAGCGCGAGCTGACGCGCGAGGTGCTGCGCACCGAACTGCTGCGGGTGAAGGCGCTGATCATGACGGGCCTGGTCATGCTGGTCTTGATCACGGCAACCTTCTTGGTCGACCCCGCCATCGTGAACCGGATCTGGCACGGGACCGAGGGCATGGTCCGCGAATACGCCCTGCTGGCGGTTTTCCTGCTGTTCGAAGTCTGGGTCCATGGCCAGATCAGCCGAAACCTCAAGCTCGATCGCGACCTGCCGGTGATCAGGCGCTATATCGGGACGTTGATCGAAACGTCGCTGCCGACGTTCATTCTGATCCTTCAGATCCGCAGCATGGGCGCGAGCCAGGCGCTCGGTTTCGTGTTGCCGCTGGTCTATTTCATCTTCGTCATTCTTTCGACGCTGCGGCTCGACTTCTGGCTGTCTACCTTCACCGGATTTGTCGCCGCAGCAGAGCTCCTGGCTGTCGCGCTGTATTACAATTCGGTCAGCGACACCGGCGAACCGCTGATCTATTTCCACGTTGTGCGTAGCATCGTCATCCTGGTTTGCGGCGTGCTCGCGGGCTCGGTCGGTGCACAGCTGCGGCGGCAGTTTGCTGCCAGCATCTCGGCCGCCACCGCCCGTGATCGGGTGACCAATCTGTTCGGCCAGCACGTCTCGCCGCAAGTGGTCGAGCGGCTGATGGCGGAGGGGACGAGCGTTGCCGGCGATCTCCGCCGCGTCGCCGTGATGTTCGTCGATTTCCGCGGCTTTACCGCGGGCGCCCAGTCGCGCACGCCGCAGGAGGTGGTCGACCGGCTCGACGGCGCTTTCGCGGTGCTGGTCGATATTCTCGACCGGCATGGCGGCATCGTGAACAAGTTCCTGGGCGACGGCTTTCTCGCCTTGTTCGGCGCGCCGCTGGAGGCGTCCGACGCGGCCCATCGATCCGTCGCTGCAGGCCGCGAGATGCTGACCGCGATGGACCGCATCAATGCGCAGACGAGCTGGCCGCTTCGAATTGGCATCGGCATTCATTTCGGCGAGGTCGTTGCCGGCAATATCGGCTCGCCCCGGCGCAAGGAATACACCGTGATCGGCGACACCGTGAACTTCGCCTCGCGGCTCGAGGCGCTGAACAAGGAGTTCGGCTCGCAACTCCTGATCTCGGCGTCGGTGCGCGAGGCGCTGGGCGACGACGGCGACGATGCCGTCGCGCTCGGCAATGTCACGGTGCGCGGCTACGAGCAGCCGGTCGCGGTGTTTCAACTGGGGTGA
- a CDS encoding SRPBCC family protein: protein MSTAALNAETKNIVIDEVLPHAPGTVWKVLTSAQLIARWLMKPTGFEAVEGKAFTFQTTPGGHWDGVIHCRVLEVVSGRRLVYAWRGGDERNTGYGAPLDTVVTWSLTPVEAGTRIQLVHAGFVMPRNESAYSVMSGGWKKVVRQLDEISGEDR from the coding sequence GTGAGTACAGCCGCGTTGAATGCCGAGACCAAGAACATCGTGATCGACGAGGTGCTCCCTCATGCGCCGGGGACTGTCTGGAAGGTACTGACCAGCGCGCAACTGATCGCACGCTGGCTGATGAAGCCGACCGGTTTCGAGGCTGTCGAAGGCAAGGCCTTCACGTTTCAGACCACGCCGGGCGGCCACTGGGATGGTGTCATCCATTGCCGCGTTCTCGAGGTCGTTTCTGGCAGACGCCTCGTCTACGCCTGGAGGGGCGGCGACGAGCGCAACACCGGTTACGGCGCGCCGCTCGACACTGTCGTGACGTGGTCCCTCACCCCTGTCGAAGCCGGCACGCGAATTCAGCTCGTTCATGCGGGCTTCGTCATGCCCAGGAATGAGAGCGCCTACAGCGTCATGAGCGGCGGCTGGAAGAAGGTGGTCCGGCAGCTCGACGAAATCAGCGGCGAAGACCGTTAA
- a CDS encoding CYTH and CHAD domain-containing protein, whose product MSESGAIKRALDTVQRLAKADGHPIPENGKKSSIFVVPAAGETPGSAFPDNASSVQGNLFADEARASEATSSLDTAAHATEIELKLIVPSDRLADFNKAPIIAANARNKGTRKHLKAVYYDTPKHALRRSGLSFRVRRSGARFTQTVKAESANDPLRRGEWEAAVPSMAPDIALALPFLPEKLRADVARHPLEAVFTTDIRRHQRLVDLPSGTIEVAFDHGHLTSGDRLLPVSEIELELKSGSPSAIWELALRLAEHGSVKPSIRTKSARGFDLAADTPPTPPKPPKLHLDPSVSLDEAFSEILRSCLLHVLQSLPAAEDGRDSEGMHQLRVALRRLRSALDLMRSVVSLSKLDQMRAEAKWLATSLAGARDWDVFRQETLRTVADACPSVEGFETLGELAEERRVACYDQARLALADRRCQYFVIGLGAWIEARGWRSEVTLEGLAQLAQPAISFARNILSTQHAKVLKRGRKFKSLPTEERHRVRLAAKKLRYVADFLLPLCGQRKSAKRFSRRLADLQQELGIYNDMATTTSLLAEVNAGATGSGMAAAAIAGWQAHAMVGIETRLIKAWSEFTRAKMPWSIDTPEQPVKLVQANAGWLR is encoded by the coding sequence ATGTCCGAATCTGGCGCGATCAAGCGAGCCCTCGACACAGTACAACGGCTTGCGAAAGCCGACGGACATCCGATCCCCGAGAACGGGAAGAAGTCCAGCATCTTCGTCGTTCCCGCTGCTGGTGAGACGCCTGGATCCGCATTCCCGGACAACGCGTCGTCCGTTCAGGGCAACCTGTTCGCTGATGAAGCTCGTGCGTCGGAAGCTACGTCTTCCCTCGATACTGCAGCTCACGCGACCGAGATCGAGCTCAAGCTGATCGTTCCGTCCGACCGCCTGGCGGATTTCAACAAAGCCCCGATCATCGCCGCGAATGCGCGCAACAAGGGAACGCGCAAGCATCTCAAGGCGGTGTACTACGACACGCCCAAGCATGCGCTGCGACGTAGCGGATTGAGCTTTCGGGTTCGTCGGAGTGGCGCGCGTTTCACGCAGACGGTGAAAGCCGAATCCGCCAATGATCCGCTGCGACGCGGAGAATGGGAGGCAGCCGTCCCGTCGATGGCGCCGGACATCGCGCTGGCACTCCCCTTCCTTCCAGAGAAGCTGCGCGCCGATGTCGCGCGTCATCCGCTCGAAGCCGTCTTCACCACGGACATCCGCCGACATCAGCGCCTCGTCGACCTGCCGTCCGGCACCATCGAGGTCGCCTTTGATCACGGCCATTTGACGTCAGGCGATCGCTTACTTCCGGTCAGCGAGATCGAGCTGGAGCTCAAGAGCGGCAGCCCGTCCGCGATCTGGGAGCTTGCGCTCCGGCTCGCCGAGCATGGCTCGGTGAAGCCGTCGATCCGGACCAAATCAGCGCGCGGCTTCGATCTCGCGGCCGACACGCCGCCAACGCCGCCGAAACCGCCAAAGCTTCATCTTGATCCCTCTGTATCGCTCGATGAAGCTTTCTCCGAGATTCTGCGTTCCTGTCTCTTGCATGTGCTGCAGTCGCTGCCCGCCGCCGAGGATGGTCGCGATTCCGAAGGAATGCATCAGCTTCGCGTCGCGCTGCGGCGCCTGCGGTCCGCGCTCGATTTGATGCGATCGGTGGTGTCGCTGAGCAAGCTCGACCAGATGCGCGCCGAGGCGAAATGGCTTGCGACAAGCCTCGCCGGCGCGCGCGACTGGGACGTGTTTCGGCAGGAGACGTTGCGGACCGTCGCCGATGCCTGTCCATCAGTCGAGGGCTTCGAGACGCTGGGTGAACTCGCCGAGGAACGCCGCGTGGCCTGCTACGATCAGGCTCGTCTCGCCCTCGCCGACCGGCGCTGCCAATATTTCGTGATCGGGCTCGGTGCCTGGATCGAAGCACGCGGCTGGCGCAGCGAAGTTACTCTCGAAGGTCTGGCTCAACTGGCACAGCCTGCGATCAGTTTTGCACGCAACATCCTGTCGACGCAGCATGCGAAAGTGCTCAAGCGCGGGCGCAAGTTCAAATCGCTGCCGACGGAGGAGCGGCACCGCGTCCGCCTCGCTGCGAAGAAGTTGCGCTACGTCGCCGACTTCCTGCTGCCGCTGTGCGGCCAGCGCAAATCCGCCAAGCGCTTTTCGCGCAGGCTCGCCGACCTCCAGCAGGAGCTCGGGATCTACAACGACATGGCGACGACGACGTCGCTGCTTGCTGAGGTCAACGCGGGAGCGACTGGCAGCGGCATGGCTGCGGCGGCGATCGCCGGCTGGCAGGCCCATGCCATGGTCGGCATTGAAACGCGTCTGATCAAGGCTTGGTCGGAGTTCACCAGGGCCAAGATGCCCTGGTCGATCGACACGCCGGAGCAACCGGTCAAGCTGGTGCAGGCCAACGCGGGATGGCTGCGCTAG
- a CDS encoding TetR/AcrR family transcriptional regulator — protein sequence MTKKPTKAVAAKAASRKPEAGGDAAPVSSRAMRAAERRNAIVEAAMEEFIARGFAATRLDDIAKRAGVAKGTIYLHFKDKESMFEELVRTVIVPVVAKLNALPPPTGSVRDLIEAFAGNFLREVIGTRRGDLVRLIVAEGPRFPSVADFYYREVVSRGIAGMRALIELGIARGEIREKDLARYPQILVAPAMIAVIWQSLFARHAPLDAQDMLRVHLDLIFGERRTT from the coding sequence ATGACGAAGAAGCCCACCAAAGCGGTTGCTGCCAAGGCAGCAAGTCGGAAGCCCGAAGCCGGCGGAGACGCCGCGCCGGTGTCGAGCCGCGCCATGCGCGCGGCGGAACGGCGCAATGCGATCGTCGAGGCGGCGATGGAGGAGTTCATTGCGCGCGGCTTTGCGGCGACCCGGCTCGACGACATTGCCAAGCGCGCGGGCGTCGCGAAGGGGACGATCTATCTGCACTTCAAGGACAAGGAATCGATGTTCGAGGAGCTTGTCCGCACCGTGATCGTACCCGTTGTGGCGAAGCTGAATGCGCTGCCGCCGCCAACGGGCTCGGTCCGCGATCTGATCGAAGCGTTTGCCGGCAACTTCCTGAGGGAGGTGATCGGCACCAGGCGTGGCGATCTCGTCCGTCTGATCGTGGCGGAAGGACCGCGCTTTCCATCGGTGGCTGACTTCTACTACCGCGAGGTGGTTTCGCGCGGGATTGCCGGCATGCGCGCGCTGATCGAGCTCGGCATTGCCCGCGGCGAGATCCGCGAGAAGGACCTCGCGCGCTATCCGCAGATCCTGGTCGCGCCCGCGATGATCGCGGTGATCTGGCAGAGCCTGTTTGCGCGGCACGCGCCGCTCGATGCGCAGGACATGCTGCGCGTCCATCTCGATTTGATTTTTGGCGAACGGAGGACGACATGA